The Vidua chalybeata isolate OUT-0048 chromosome 30, bVidCha1 merged haplotype, whole genome shotgun sequence genomic interval TCCCGTTACAGCAGATCCCATTACAGCTGATCCGTTACACCGATCCCATTACGGCTGATCCCGTCACAGCTGATCCGTTACCCCGATCCCGTCACAGCTGATCCGTTACCCCGATCCCGTCACAGCCGATCCCATTACGGCCGATCCCATTACGGCCGATCCCGTTACCCCGATCCCGTTACCCCGATCCCATTACAGCTGATCCCATTACAGCTGATCTGTTACCCCGATCCCGTTACCCCGATCCCATTACAGCTGATCCCATTACAGCTGATCTGTTACCCCGATCCCGTTACCCCGATCCCATTACAGCTGATCCCGTTACCCCGATCCCGTTACCCCGATCCCATTACAGCTGATCCGTTACCCCGATCCCGTCACAGCCAATCCCATTACAGCTGATCCGTTACCCCGATCCCGTCACAGCCAATCCCATTACAGCTGATCCCGTTACCCCGATCCCATTACAGCCGATCCCGTTACACCGATCCCGTCACAGCCAATCCCATTACAGCTGATCCCGTTACCCCGATCCCATTACAGCTGATCCCGTTACCCCGATCCCGTCACAGCCAATCCCGTTACCCCGATCCCGTTACCCCGATCCCATTACGGCCGATCCCGTTACACCGATCCCATTACGGCCAATCCCGTCACAGCTGATCCTGTCACAGCTGATCCCGTTACCCCGATCCCATTACAGCCGATCCCGTTACACCGATCCCATTACGGCCAATCCCGTCACAGCTGATCCCGTTACCCCGATCCCGTTACCCCGATCCCGTTACCCCGATCCCGTTACCCCGGTCCCGTTACACCGCTCCTCGCGGCCAATCCCAGGTCCCAGCCcgtgtccccgcgctgtccccgggCCATGGTGGCGGTCCCGGTGGGCCCGGGGCCGTCCCCGGGGCTGGGCCGGTTCCTGGCCCCGGCCGCGCTCTCCTTGGGCgcgctcctcctcctcctcctgctgtcctTCCTCCCGCCCGGCCCGAGCCGGCGGCGCTCCGCAGGTCAGTGCTCCCGGTGGGCAGAGGGGACCGGCGCCGGTAACGGCCCCGGGAGGGCACCGGTAACGCCCGCGGACCGGCACCAGTAACGGCCCCGGGAGGGGACCGGTAACGCCCGCGGACCGGCACCGGTAACGGCCCCGGGAGGGGACCGGTAACGCCCGCGGACCGGCACCAGTAACGGCTCCGGGAGGGGACCGGTAACGCCCGCGGACCGGCACCGGTAACGCCCGCGGACCGGGACCGGCGCTGAACTGGAGCCGGGAGAGGCAGCGGCAGGGAACGGGGACTGCGACCAGTAAGGAAAGCAGGGCAGATCCCACCGGGAACAGCGACCCAGACCAGTAACGGCCCCACACCGGGACCAGTAACGGCCCCACACCGGGACCAGTAACGGCCCCGCACCGGGACCAGTGACGGCCCCGCACCGGGACCGGCGATGAACTGGAACCGGTCAGGGGGAGGTACTGGAAtcagcagggaatgggaactggCACCAGTAACGCCCCCAGACTGGGATCGGCAGGGAATTGGAACCGGGAGAGGCACCGGCAGGGAACCGGGACTGGCACCGGTAACAGCCCCGGACTGGCACCAGTAACGCCCCCGCACTGGGGCCACCAGTTAGCCAGAactgggagaggcagggaatggggactgGGACCAGTAAGGAAAGCAGTCTGGAACCAGTGAGGAGTGCAGagcaaatcccacagggaaCACAGACAGGGACTGGTAAGGACAGACTGGCACCAGTAAGGAGGATAAACTGGCACCAGTAAGGAGGATAAACTGGCACCAGTAAGGAGGGCTGCTCAGTAACCACAGGGAATGCAAACTGGGACCAGTAAAGACAAACTGGAACCAGTAAGgacacagcagctcccactgggaaCAGAGACTGGGACCAGTGAGGACAGACTGGGACCACTAAGGACAGACTGCCACCAGTAAGGAACAGAGACTGGGACCAGTAAGAAGGACGGAGCAGCTACCAGAGAGAATATGTACTGGGTCCAGTAAAGACAAACTGGGACCAGTAAGGAGAGACCGGGACCACTAAGGACAGCGTGGCGCCAGCAGGGAATAGAGACTGGGACCAGTAAGGAGGGCTCCCAGTAAGGAGTCCCCCAGCGCCCCCCCGGGCGGGAGTGTCCCGGCGCTGGCAGCGGggctgtcccagtgtccccgtCCCCGTGTTCCTCCCCCAGCGGTGCCACTCTGCGCTGGCAGCGCCACCCGGAGGGACAGAGCCGCCCTTCCCGCCTTGGGGTTTGCCCGAATTTCCCGAttttttccaggcaggaaaATGTCCCCGAGCCCCGCGGGAGCCCAGCACGCCGAGACCCTGGGGGTCGGCAAAGCCATCGCCGTCCTCACCTCCGGGGGGGACGCGCAGGGTAAGAGGACCCCAAAGCCCCCGGGATCCAAAATCCCGCCTGAAATCCCTAgaaatcccccccccccaaatccccctgaatTTTCCTCCCGtccccccaaaactccccaaatcccctgggATCCCGAAATCCCTGGGATCCCAAAACCTccgccccaaatccctcctgaaattccccccaaatcccctaaaaatCACCCCCAAGTCCCCAAAACTGCTCCCGTTGAGGTAAAAATCAGGATTTTGATCCCACAGCAGTCAGGGTTTTCCCTGGATTGAGGTTCTGGGAATGAccttggattttggggtggggtggAGCTCGGGGGGAGTTTTGCaatggcggggggggggggaacactGGTGACAAAATTCGGGCAGGGGACTCCAAGCGGCACTTTGGTATCGAGCCAAAATAATCGGGCTTGCCCAAAATTCCCAAGGATTCatccccaaatttgggatttttccgGGGGTTTCTAGGATGGGGGGGGCGGACAGACATGGGGGGGGGTGCTAGGCCACGGGGGCCCCCCCGGagtgtcccctcccccctcccccgtGTTTGTCACCCGTGTCAGGCGCTGCCACCAAAGGTCACCGGGGCAAAAATAACCCAGGCGGTGGCAgctgtggggggggggggagacgggggggcacgggggggacGGATTGGGGGTGTCCGCTGGTGGGTGGCAGCcgcagggaggtgacaggggcCTGGCTTTGGGGATGTCACCGGGGGGGGGGTGACAGGACGACCGCGGTGTCCCGCAGGGATGAACGCGGCCGTGCGTGCCGTGGTGCGCGTGGGGATCTACACCGGGGCCAGGGTGTTCTTCGTGTGTGAGGTCAGTGTCAGCCCCagtcccaaaatcccacagccccagtccaaaatttgggaaaaggTGTCATTTAACCACTGTCcgccctgtcccctccagggCTACCAGGGGCTGGTGGACGGTGGCGACCACATCAGGGAGGCCACGTGGGAGAGCGTGTCCATGATGTTGCAGCTGGTGAGGGACAcggacagggggacacggacagggacagggggacacggacagggacagggggacgcggacagggacagggggacacggacagggacagggggacgcggacagggacagggggacgcggacagggacagggggacacggacggggacagggggacacggacagggacagggggacacggacagggacagggggacgcggatggggacagggggacgcggatggggacagggggacacggacagggacagggggacacggacagggacagggggacgcggatggggacagggggacgcggacagggacagggggacgcggatggggacagggggacgcggatggggacagggggacgcggacagggacagggggacacggacagggacagggggacgcggatggggacagggggacgcggacagggacagggggacgcggatggggacagggggatgcGGAcggggacacggacagggacagggggacgcggacagggacagggggacacggacagggacagggggacgcagacagggacagggggacacggacagggacagggggacgcggacggggacagggggacgcggacggggacaggggggatCCCCTCCTGAGCTGGGGGGGGCACTGGGTGCGGTCCTCACCGCTCCCAGTTTGTCCCTCACTGGTTCCAGTCTGAGCCTGGGCTCAGCAGAAAATGAcccaaaagcagagctgagatGGGGGGAATTGGAGCGAGGGGTGGACATGGACGTGGGGATGGGACGGGCGGACGGACAGAGGGACGGACAGGCAGCCCCAAGGCCACCCAcgccccgctgtccccagggtggcacGGTGATCGGCAGCGCGCGCTGCCAGGATTTCCGCACGCGCGAGGGGCGGCTGCGCGCCGCGCGGAACTTGGTCAAGCGTGGCATCACCAACCTGTGCGTGATCGGCGGCGACGGCAGCCTCACCGGCGCCGACACCTTCCGCGCCGAGTGGGGGGGactcctggcagagctgctcaaaACCGGTACCGGGGGAGCCCCGAAACCACCCTGGGGCAAGGGAGAGGGGCGGAGGGAAAGGGTTGGGGTCAAAAGAGAAAGGTTTGGGATtcaaaagcacacagaaatttGGGTTTTCGCACACAGAAATGTGGGGTTCTTCCCTAATTGTGGGGGTTTAGGACACCTTTGCTCCGCAAGGGGACATTTTGGaggggggagacagagagaACAGGGGGTGTGCAAAGGTTTGGTTTTGAATCAGGATGTGAAACTcaaaaattgggtttttttcccctaattaTGGAGGTTTGGGGCACTGTTGAAGATGCTTTAaggggggacacagagggagaagagggTGTGGTTAAAAAAATCAGGGTGCAGCACtcaaaaatttgggaatttctcCCAAAACACAGATTTGCAGCACTGCTTCCCCCTAAGGTGACATTTtaggggagggggggggtcccaCATCAGGAAAGGAGGGCGTGGGAAGGTTTGTGATTCCAAAAGAGTTTTTGCTCCAAAATCAAGGTGTCCTACACAAAAAACACGGGGGTTTGTCACCCAAAGCTGAGCGTTTTCCCCCCCAAACAATCCCTTTGACACCTCTACCCCCCGAGCGGCCACCCGAGGATGACGTCCCCCTCCtgcccaccccctccccaggtggCATCACGGCAGAGGAGGCGCAGCGCTCGAGCCACCTGAACATCGTGGGCATGGTGGGCTCCATCGACAACGACTTCTGCGGCACCGACATGACCATCGGCACCGACTCGGCGCTGCACCGCATCATGGAGATCGTGGACGCCATCACCACCACGGCGCAGAGGTGACAAGGACACCCTTTGTTGttcccaacccccccccccggtgtTCCCGTTTCGGGTGGGTGACGCTTTCTTGTCCCCGCAGCCACCAGAGGACCTTTGTGCTGGAGGTGATGGGGCGGCACTGCGGGTACGTCCTGGTGGCACCTGGCAGGGGTTCTTGTCGCCCCAAAAAATTGGGGGAAGTGGCTCAAAAGCAGGTTTTGGCCCCATTTCAGGTACCTGGCGCTGATCACGGCCCTGGCCTGCGGCGCTGATTGGGTTTTCATCCCCGAGTCACCTCCTGAGGATGACTGGGAGGAGCACCTGTGCAGGAGGCTGGCTGAGgtgggaggcagggatggacacggggGTGGACACagacagggagggagggagggatggatggatggatggatggatggatggatggagggatggatggatggatggatggatggatgatggatggatggatggatgatggatggatgatggatggatggatggatggatggagggatggatggatggatgatggatggatgatggatggatggatggatggatggatggatggatggatggagggatggacgGACAcagggatgatggatggatggacacagggatggatggatgatggatggagggacacagggatgatggatggatggatggatggatggatggatggatggatggatggatggatggacacagggatggatggatggatggatggatggatggatggatggatggatggatggatggagggatggatggggatgATCTCCCCCCATCTCTGTTGCCACCCCGTGATCCCCCCAGACCCGTGACGGCGGCTCCAGGCTCAACATCATCATCGTGGCCGAGGGCGCCATTGACAAGCATGGCAAACCCATCACCTCAGATGACATCAAAGCCGtgagtggggacagggggacattggggacaacCCCCTTTGCCCCCTCCCTTTTTGGGGCCAGTCCCGGAACTCTCCTGTGTCCCCGCAGCTGGTGGTGAAACGTCTGGGGTACGACACCAGGGTGACCATCCTGGGCCACGTCCAGCGTGGGGGGACTCCCTCAGCCTTCGACCGCATCCTGGTGGGCACCTCCTCCCTCACCCCAGTCCCAAACGAGGGGACCTGGAGGTGACTGACAGCCCCCCGTGGGAGGTGacacccccgtgtcccctcaggccAGCAGGATGGGCGTGGAGGCCGTGATGGCGCTGCTGGAGGGGACGCCGGACACACCGGCCTGCGTGGTCAGTCTGTCCGGCAACCAGGCCGTGCGCCTGCCCCTCATGGAGTGTGTCCAGGTGGTGAGTGGGGATGGGGGAACACTGGGAGTGGCCCCAGACCCAGTCCAGGGATGATTCCCACACCTGAGATGTCCCCAAACCCTACAGGGAGTGTCCCCAAGCCTGCCCCAGGGAtggatcccagcccagcacacccCATTCCACCCTAATCCCATCCAAAACACTCCAGTCCTATCCAGGACaccctgatcccatcccaggaCACCTTGATCCCACCCAGGACAccccaattcccccccccccagtcccaccccaGGACACCTCAATCCCACCCCAGGGACAGATCCCACCCCAATccccctctgtgcccccagaCCAAGGACGTCACCACAGCCATGAACGAGGGACGCTTCGAGGACGCGGTGAAGCTGCGGGGCCGGTGGGTGGCACCTCcacgtccctgtccctgcaacCTCAACGTCCTCAAAATGTCTCAAAAACCCTCAACTTCCCCAACCTTTAGGAGCTTTCAGAACAACTGGAATGTCTACAAGCTGCTGGCTCACATCCGCCCGCCTGCCACCAAGGTagggggcactggggagggcacggggaggggacaccccAACAGGGTACcacccccatcccacccccatCCCACCTAGGATaccccaaagccaccccagGTTACCCCAGTCCCcacgtccctgtccccagagcggGTACACGGTGGCCGTGATGAACGTGGGCGCTCCGGCCGCCGGGATGAACGCGGCCGTGCGGGCGACCGTGAGGATCGGCCTCATCCACGGCCACCGGATGCTCGCAGTGCACGACGGCTTCGAGGGGCTGGCCTTTGGGATGGTGAGGGTCCAGGGGGGAATGGCGTGGGGAAAGGGTCTGGGATGCGGAGATTCCAGAGGGGaaagggtttgggatggagggattcCTACAGGGAATGGGGCTTGGGATGGTGGGATTCCTACAGGGAATGGGGCTTGGGATGGTGGGATTCCTACAGGGAACGGGGTTTGGGATGGTGGGATTCCTACAGGGAATGGGGCTTGGGATGGTGGGATTCCTACAGGGAACGGGGTTTGGGATGGTGGGATTCCTACAGGGAATGGGGCTTGGGATGGTGGGATTCCTACAGggaatggggtttgggatggagggattcCTACAGGGAATGGGGCTTGGGATGGTGGGATTCCTACAGGGAACGGGGTTTGGGATGGTGGGATTCCTACAGGGAATGGGGCTTGGGATGGTGGGATTCCTACAGggaatggggtttgggatggtGGGATTCCTACAGGgaatggaatttgggatggTGGGATTCCTACAGGGAATGGGGCTTGGGATGGTGGGATTCCTACAGGGAAcggggtttgggatggagggattcCTACAGGGAATGgagtttgggatggagggattcCTACAGGGAACGGGGTTTGGGATGGTGGGATTCCTACAGGGAATGgagtttgggatggagggattcCTACAGGGAACGGGGTTTGGGATGGCGGGATTCCTACAGGGAATGGGGCTTGGGATGGTGGGATTCCTACAGGGAATGGGGCTTGGGATGGTGGGATTCCTACAGGGAATGGGGCTTGGGATGGATTtgaggggctgggatggtgAGGGTCCTGTGGGGGAAAGGAGTTGGGACGAGGAGATCCCTATGGGATAAAGGGCACGATGGATTTGAAGGGCTGCATTTTTGAAATGGTGAGATTCCTACAGGGAAAAGGGGTGGAAGTGCAGCATGGGTTTGAAGggttggattttgggagggggagatcccagagggaaaagggggtgGAAAAAGGGAGTGAGAAGTGTGGGATGGGTTTGAGGGACTGGAGACGGTTTTGAAGGGTTGGGTTTTGAAATGGGGAGATCTCAGTGGAAAAAGAGTCTGGGAAAAGACTTTGGGAAGTGCAGGATGGATTTGAGGGGTTGGGTTTTGGGATGGGGAGATCCCTGTGGGAAAAGGGTGCAAGAAAAGGGCCTGGGAAGGGGCAGttgtggcactgcagggatggagattcCTCAGGAATTCCTCAGGATGGGGGTGTTTAACCCCTGTccaaaccccagccctgctgtgagtCTGATCTGCTGCTGTCCCCGAGCCAGGGGACATCGTGTGACCCCAGTGTCACTCTGATAGGGCCAAGGGGGGCCAGTGTGACCCCAGATCCTTCTCCCACCCCATTAAACCCATGTTTCACCCCCCCAGGTGGAGGAGATTGGCTGGAATACCGTGGgcagctggacagggctgggaggatcCAAACTGGGCACCAAGAGGTGACTCCCCCCTCCGTgtggggtcatttggggtctcTCTGGGGTCCCCCTCTGGTCAGGCTCATCCAGAGGAGTTTCCCCTTCCCAGGACTCTGCccaagaaatattttgaggaGATCAGCGCCAACATCAGCAAATTTGGGATTCATGGTCTTATCATCATCGGGGGCTTTGAGGTCAGTGGGGTGTGGGCAGGTGTGGTCAGCGGGGTGTGGTCAGCAGGGTGTGGTCAGCAGGGTGTGGTCAGCAGGGTGTGGTCAGGGTGGGGTCAGTGTCCCCCTGCTATCCCCCAGccagcaggcagcctggagctggtggaggCCAGGTCTGGTCAGGGTGTGGTCAGTGTTcccactgctcctctcctctctgatGTCCCCTTTGTCCCTCAGGCGTTCACGGGTGGCCTGGAGATGGTGGAGGGCCGGGGGCGCTTCGATGAGCTCTGCATCCCCCTGTGCATCGTGCCCGCCACCGTCTCCAACAACGTCCCCGGCTCCGACTTCAGCATCGGCGCCGACACCGCCCTCAACACCATCACCACCGTGAGACCCCAGatacccccccaaaatccccctcgtcccaaacaccatcaccaccGTGAGACCCCAGatacccccccaaaatccccctcgtcccaaacaccatcaccaccGTGAGACCCCAGatacccccccaaaatccccctcgtcccaaacaccatcaccactgtgagaccccaaatccccaacaCCATCACCACGGTCAGACCCCAAATCAAATCCCCAACACCATCACCACGGTCAGACCCCAAATCAAATCCCCAACACCATCACCACGGtcacaccccaaatccccaacaCCATCACCACAGtcagaccccaaatccccaacaCCATCACCACGGtcagaccccaaatccccaacaCCATCACCACAGTCAGACCCTAAATCCCCAACACCATCATCACAGTCCCCGATCCTGTAGCCTCTACACCATCACCACAGTGAGAACCCAAATCCTGTATCCCATATCCGTCCTGAtcccaaacaccatcaccaccGTGAGACCCCAGAtacctccccaaaatccccctcgTCCCAAACACCATCATCATGGTCAGACCCTAAATCCCCAACACCATCACCACAGTGAGATCCCAGTGGAAGTCCCAAATTCCCCTGATCCCAAAGCACTTCTCCCACCACTGTCACCACTCTGAGACGCTGATGGAAAATCCCCCAACTCCCCTGACTTTAAACCACTtttcctgaccccaaatcccccatttCATGTGACCTGATCAAGCAGTCTGCAGCGGGCGCCCCAAATCCCCTGACCCTAAATGACAACCTGGCCCTAAATCCCTtctcctgaccccaaatcctgtcccCGCTGCAGACGTGTGACCTGATCAAGCAGTCGGCCGCAGGCACCAAGCGCCGCGTGTTCATCATCGAGACCATGGGCGGCTTCTGTGGCTACCTGGCCACCATGGCTGGGCTGGCGGCCGGCGCCGACGCCGCCTACATCTTCGAGGAGCCCTTCAGCAGCCGTGACCTGCAggtggggacagccctgtcccctgtgcccggCGTCACCAGGGTGGTGTGGAATGAGGTTTCCGCTCCTGACCCCGCTCCTACCCCCATTCCCGACCCCGCAGGCCAACGTGGACCACCTGACGGAGAAGATGAAGACCACGGTGAAGAGGGGGCTTGTGCTCAGGTGGGCCCCGGCTTTGGGAGGGACCTCACGTGACCGCCGTGGGGACTGGGTTTGGGATCAGGGGAACTGGGCTCTCACTGTGGTGATGGGTTAGGAGTGGAAGATTTGGGGTCTCaccatggagctgctgtttgGGATCAGTGGAGTTGTTTGGGATGGGGTGAACTGTGGGATTTGGGCCTGATCCTGTCCCTGCTGTAGGAACGAGCGCTGCAATGAGAACTACACCACAGATTTCATCTACAACCTCTACTCCGAGGAGGGCAAAGGGGTTTTTGACTGCCGGAAAAACGTCCTGGGGCACATGCAGCAGGTGGGAGCGGGGTGAGGGTTTGGGATTTCCccgggaatgggatcaggatttgggggatttcaCTGGCTCATCCTGGAttctcctggggcagggaggcagCCCCACCCCCTTTGACCGTAATTTCGGCACCAAGATGGGCGCCAAGGCCGTGGCCTGGATCACCGGGAAGATCAAGGAGTGCTCCCGGCatggtgggtgctgctggatggGGGACCCCAAAGAGACCCCAGAGTCACCCTAcattcccaaaccattcccaaaaGGCCCTCCAGCGGATTCTGGGGGATGTTTCCCActcctggagcatcccaaacATTCCTAACCTCCCCTCCCATGTTTCTGGAAGGTCCAAATATTCCCAACCTACCCTCCCATAGGTTTTCAcctcctggagcatcccaaacattcccaaCCCCTGCTCCATGAGcatcccaaacattcccaaCTTCCCCTCCCATGTTTCTGGAAGGTCCAAATATTCCCAACATACCCTCCCACAGCTTTTCAcctcctggagcatcccaaacATTCCTAACCTCCCCTCCCATGTTTCTGGAAGGTCCAAATATTCCCAACATACCCTCCCATACGTTTTCAcctcctggagcatcccaaacattcccaaCCCCTGTTCCATGAGCATCCCAAACATTCCTAACCTCCCCTCCCATCTTTCTGGAAGGTCCAAATATTCCCAACCTACCCTCCCACAGCTTTTCAcctcctggagcatcccaaacattcccaaCCCCTGGCTTCAGGAGcatcccaaacattcccaaCCCCTGCTCCATGAGCATCCCAAACATTCCTAACCTCCCCTCCCATCTTTCTGGAAGGTCCAAATATTCCCAACCTACCCTCCCACAGCTTTTCAcctcctggagcatcccaaacattcccaaCTTCCCCTCCCAGGTGTTCTCCCACCCCTGAAgattcccaaacattcccaccCTTCCCTGCCACGTCCCTGGAGGATCCCAAACATTCCCAACTCGCCTCCAGGAGGTTCCCAAACATTCCCGTGTTCCCCCCAGGCCGGATCTTTGCCAACACGGCTGACTCGGCGTGCCTGCTGGGGATGCGCAAGCGCAGCCTGGTGTTCCAGCCCATCGCTGAGCTGCGCCAGCAGACGGATTTCGAGTGCGTGTCCCCGCCCCgtccctcccttccccaccctgGGAAAGTGGGATAAAGCCGGGGATccctccccagggatgtccccagcctgtccctgtcccctcaggcACCGCATCCCCAAGGAGCAGTGGTGGCTGAAGCTGCGGCCCATCCTCAAAATCCTGGCCAAGTACAACATCGAGCTGGACACGTCGGAGACGGCGCACCTGGAGCACCTGACCCGCAAGGTCCTGGTCCCCGAGGCCACCCTGTGACAGCCACGGTGGCCACTGCCAGCctgaggaaccccaaaaatccccttttcccgCAGCGTcctggggcttttttggggattttatgggatttggggaagtGGTCCCCAAGCGATGTCGTGATAAATTGAGGATGGATGGTGGAGGTTGAGGTTTTTAGGGTTAAAAGTCACAAAATGGAGATGTTTCAATAAATTCAGTGCTTGTCCAAGTGCTCCAGGTCTCTCTGAATCCATGGAAAGGCGAACCTAGATCCCACTGACACCAAATCCCTCCTGATCCTCAGGATTTCCCTGCACAGCATAACAGAGAGGGATAAAAGAGGTAGAACTTGAGCTTTCACCCCCAGGTTCATCCCACAAAATAACAATAGCAGTTTTTAGCTGCTTGGTTTCACCTTGGAGAGCTGCTCTTCCATTGGATCCTGGAATagatcccaaaaaaaaaccccaaaccaacaccAAAGGGTGAATTCCTGGTGGGGAACCTCAGGAAGAGATTGAAGAGATGGGAGGGAAGCCCTCAGCTCCACATGGAGCTCTCTGGAGAAGATTTCTTTGGCCCACAAGAATTCCAGCCCTGcaaaattttggtttttgagGTGGTTTCACTCTTGATGCAGCATAAAAATTATGGATAAACAGGGAGAACTTCACTCTCCATGCTGGAGAAACCTGGATCTTTGACTTTCAGCCAACACATCCCAGAGGATTACTCTGCATCCCAACCCACAATTTCCTGCCTTGGGTCCTTCCTCAAAGGA includes:
- the PFKM gene encoding ATP-dependent 6-phosphofructokinase, muscle type isoform X4, with translation MSPSPAGAQHAETLGVGKAIAVLTSGGDAQGMNAAVRAVVRVGIYTGARVFFVCEGYQGLVDGGDHIREATWESVSMMLQLGGTVIGSARCQDFRTREGRLRAARNLVKRGITNLCVIGGDGSLTGADTFRAEWGGLLAELLKTGGITAEEAQRSSHLNIVGMVGSIDNDFCGTDMTIGTDSALHRIMEIVDAITTTAQSHQRTFVLEVMGRHCGYLALITALACGADWVFIPESPPEDDWEEHLCRRLAETRDGGSRLNIIIVAEGAIDKHGKPITSDDIKALVVKRLGYDTRVTILGHVQRGGTPSAFDRILASRMGVEAVMALLEGTPDTPACVVSLSGNQAVRLPLMECVQVTKDVTTAMNEGRFEDAVKLRGRSFQNNWNVYKLLAHIRPPATKSGYTVAVMNVGAPAAGMNAAVRATVRIGLIHGHRMLAVHDGFEGLAFGMVEEIGWNTVGSWTGLGGSKLGTKRTLPKKYFEEISANISKFGIHGLIIIGGFEAFTGGLEMVEGRGRFDELCIPLCIVPATVSNNVPGSDFSIGADTALNTITTTCDLIKQSAAGTKRRVFIIETMGGFCGYLATMAGLAAGADAAYIFEEPFSSRDLQANVDHLTEKMKTTVKRGLVLRNERCNENYTTDFIYNLYSEEGKGVFDCRKNVLGHMQQGGSPTPFDRNFGTKMGAKAVAWITGKIKECSRHGRIFANTADSACLLGMRKRSLVFQPIAELRQQTDFEHRIPKEQWWLKLRPILKILAKYNIELDTSETAHLEHLTRKVLVPEATL